A single genomic interval of Antarcticibacterium arcticum harbors:
- a CDS encoding dipeptidase has translation MKIKHILPFLAIAMIGCKNDNQNKDINNEAIAEEALLRKADSLAHAFIITDGHVDLPYRLKSEGIDLITLENGSTVIDAGIGDFDLERAKKGGLDAPFMSIYIPAELQETGGAKALADSLIDLVQSITTTYPEHFALANSPADVEKNFKAGKISLPMGMENGAPIEGDLKNVEYFFNRGIRYITLSHGKDNEITDASYDTTATHGGLSDFGRKVVEEINRVGIMVDVSHISNNAFHDVMEVTKVPVIASHSSAEKFTPGFERNMNDELIKALGENGGVIQINFGSDFLDIDSQESGNRINEKLKNELEKQGLTENDSAAQPYIEQFRKENPYKFSNVAKVADHIDHVVQLIGIDHVGLGSDYDGVGDSLPEGLKDVSHFPNLIAELLRRGYSNEDIEKICYQNVFRVWNAVLDFAQASTSK, from the coding sequence ATGAAAATTAAACACATATTGCCTTTTCTTGCCATTGCTATGATTGGTTGTAAAAATGATAATCAAAATAAGGACATCAATAATGAAGCAATAGCTGAAGAAGCTTTGCTTCGGAAAGCAGATTCGCTGGCTCATGCTTTTATTATTACAGATGGCCACGTGGATTTGCCTTACAGATTAAAAAGTGAAGGAATCGATCTTATAACTCTGGAGAATGGCAGTACGGTTATAGATGCTGGTATTGGAGATTTTGATCTTGAAAGGGCCAAAAAAGGAGGACTTGATGCTCCTTTTATGAGTATTTATATCCCTGCTGAATTACAGGAAACCGGCGGCGCAAAAGCCCTGGCCGATTCTCTAATAGATCTTGTTCAATCTATAACCACCACCTATCCTGAACATTTTGCCCTGGCCAACAGTCCTGCCGATGTTGAAAAAAACTTTAAAGCCGGGAAGATCTCCTTACCTATGGGAATGGAGAATGGAGCGCCTATTGAAGGCGATCTTAAAAATGTAGAATATTTCTTTAATCGGGGCATAAGATACATCACTCTGTCCCACGGAAAAGATAATGAGATCACAGATGCTTCCTATGATACCACTGCTACCCACGGGGGGCTTAGTGACTTCGGGAGGAAAGTGGTAGAAGAAATAAACCGGGTGGGGATCATGGTAGATGTAAGCCATATTTCCAATAATGCTTTTCACGATGTGATGGAAGTTACAAAGGTGCCCGTGATCGCTTCACATTCTTCAGCCGAAAAATTCACCCCGGGTTTTGAACGGAATATGAATGACGAGCTTATTAAAGCGCTGGGAGAAAATGGCGGAGTGATTCAGATCAATTTTGGATCAGACTTTTTAGATATCGACTCACAGGAATCAGGAAACCGTATTAATGAAAAACTTAAAAACGAACTGGAAAAACAAGGATTAACCGAAAATGATTCTGCGGCTCAACCTTATATAGAACAATTCAGAAAAGAGAATCCTTATAAATTCTCCAATGTCGCCAAGGTAGCAGATCATATTGACCACGTGGTGCAGCTTATAGGAATAGATCACGTGGGACTGGGATCAGATTATGACGGGGTGGGCGATTCTCTCCCTGAAGGTCTTAAAGATGTTTCCCATTTTCCAAATTTAATAGCTGAACTGCTGCGAAGGGGATATTCAAATGAGGACATTGAAAAAATTTGTTACCAAAACGTTTTCCGGGTTTGGAACGCAGTGCTTGATTTTGCCCAGGCCTCAACATCAAAATAA
- a CDS encoding amidohydrolase family protein: MNKFFAFVITFLLTGSFTIYAQDSIAIQDTVKTKELPLKPERNISFTTNEGTWISLDVSPDGKQIVFDMMGDIYSIPVTGGKAKKLTKGMAYEVHPKFSPDGKSLVFISDKTGSDNIWTMDLATEEMKQVTEDNNQNFFSADWSPDGDYIVGAKGRRNIKLYLYHKDGGSGAQLIKEPANLKTIDPAFSHDGKTIYFSRRTGGWNYNAQLPQYQIGSYDMEDATTAVITSRYGSAFTPVLSPDGKWMVYGSRFETETGLVARNLQTGDENWLAYPVQRDDQESIASLGVLPAMSFTPDSKSLIASYGGKIYNISLEGKNATEIPFEVDLKIDLGPRVSFKYPIEDSPEVQVTQIRDGVPSPDGKQFAFTALNRLYVMDFPNGKARRLTSHDFTEAHPAWSPDGKQIVFTTWETQEGHLYKVGVNGKNLTRLTKSPGIYSNPAWSYKSDRIAFTRGTAENYRASNSGFDSRAREDLAWILSNGGEVNLIAKSKGRLNPHFTTVDDRIYVNKEDQLMSIRWDGTDEKTHLKIKGITTFGTSDVLHEHILAEVEDYNESQDQASKPSEIKISPDGKRALAKINNDIYTVLIPRFGTTAEVSVANVEKASFPAKQLTEIGGEFPAWSSGSNKVHWSLGSSHFIYDLDKAKVFDDSVMVAKKAGEKLKEEKKKKGEAEVEKKEDEKKKDEKEKNFLAEEFKIDLKFKRAIPRGTALIKNARIITMKGDEVIENGDILIENNRIKAVGSTGSLTVPRGTKEIDAAGKTVTPGFIDTHAHMWPNREVHKNQVWIYSANLAYGVTTTRDPQTGTTDILTYSDMIVAGMLHGPRVYSTGPGVGFWGYKLKDLEHTKNVLKQYSEYYNTKSIKMYLVGNRQMRQWVIMAAKELELMPTTEGGLDIKLNMTQMLDGYPGHEHSLPIYPIYKDAVKSIAQSKMAVTPTLLVSYGGPWAEEFYYATEQPFKDPKLQYFTPYEELASKARRRGAWFMEEEHVFQKHAKFMNDLVKEGGLAGIGSHGQLQGLGYHWELWSVQSGGMEPHTALKTATLLGAESLGLDGDLGSIEPGKLADLVILDKNPLENIRNSNSVKYVIKNGVIYEAGTLDEIHPENKKATPFLWQTKKPANLPGVKM; this comes from the coding sequence ATGAACAAATTTTTTGCTTTTGTAATTACTTTCCTGTTAACCGGAAGTTTTACAATTTATGCCCAGGACAGTATCGCTATTCAGGATACTGTGAAAACCAAAGAACTCCCTTTAAAACCCGAACGCAACATTTCTTTCACCACCAATGAAGGCACATGGATTTCCCTTGATGTAAGTCCAGACGGGAAACAAATTGTGTTTGATATGATGGGAGATATTTATTCCATACCGGTTACAGGTGGAAAAGCTAAAAAGCTTACCAAAGGCATGGCGTATGAGGTGCACCCAAAATTTAGTCCGGACGGTAAGTCGCTGGTATTTATTTCAGATAAAACCGGCTCAGATAATATCTGGACCATGGACCTTGCGACCGAGGAGATGAAACAGGTTACAGAGGATAACAACCAGAATTTCTTTTCAGCAGATTGGTCACCGGACGGGGATTATATTGTGGGAGCCAAAGGAAGAAGAAATATTAAATTATACCTCTACCATAAGGATGGAGGAAGCGGGGCCCAATTGATCAAAGAACCTGCAAATCTAAAAACAATTGACCCTGCCTTTAGCCATGACGGGAAGACCATATATTTCTCCCGAAGGACAGGCGGATGGAATTATAACGCCCAATTACCCCAATACCAAATTGGGTCCTATGATATGGAAGATGCTACCACTGCAGTGATTACCTCCCGTTATGGGTCGGCATTTACGCCGGTATTGTCACCAGACGGAAAATGGATGGTGTATGGCAGTCGATTCGAAACTGAGACCGGCCTTGTAGCCAGAAATCTGCAAACCGGAGATGAGAACTGGCTGGCCTATCCCGTACAACGTGACGACCAGGAATCCATTGCTTCCCTGGGAGTTTTGCCCGCCATGTCCTTTACACCAGACAGCAAATCCCTTATCGCTTCCTACGGCGGGAAGATCTACAATATCTCTTTGGAGGGAAAGAACGCCACCGAGATCCCCTTTGAAGTAGACCTGAAAATTGATTTGGGACCCCGCGTGTCCTTTAAATATCCTATAGAAGATTCTCCAGAAGTTCAGGTAACACAAATAAGAGATGGAGTTCCCTCGCCAGATGGAAAACAATTTGCCTTTACCGCACTTAACAGGCTGTACGTGATGGATTTTCCTAACGGAAAAGCCCGCAGGCTTACGAGCCACGATTTTACTGAAGCGCACCCTGCCTGGTCCCCGGATGGCAAGCAAATTGTTTTTACAACCTGGGAAACCCAGGAGGGACATTTGTATAAAGTTGGGGTGAATGGAAAAAACTTAACCCGACTTACAAAATCCCCTGGAATTTACAGTAATCCCGCATGGTCCTACAAGAGCGACCGTATTGCATTTACAAGGGGAACTGCAGAAAATTACCGGGCCTCCAACAGCGGATTTGATTCCAGAGCCAGGGAAGATCTCGCCTGGATCCTCTCCAATGGAGGAGAGGTAAACCTTATCGCCAAATCAAAAGGAAGACTTAATCCTCATTTCACTACGGTAGATGACCGCATTTATGTGAACAAGGAGGATCAGCTAATGTCTATACGATGGGATGGAACAGATGAGAAAACTCATTTAAAGATCAAAGGAATTACCACTTTCGGCACTTCCGATGTGTTACATGAACATATCCTTGCTGAAGTAGAAGATTATAACGAATCTCAGGATCAGGCTTCCAAACCTTCAGAAATAAAAATTTCTCCCGATGGAAAAAGAGCGCTGGCCAAGATAAATAATGATATTTATACTGTGCTCATCCCACGATTTGGCACTACTGCAGAAGTATCTGTGGCAAATGTGGAGAAAGCCTCCTTTCCCGCCAAACAACTCACCGAGATTGGCGGGGAATTCCCGGCCTGGTCCTCTGGATCCAATAAAGTTCACTGGTCTTTAGGCTCCAGCCATTTTATCTATGATCTTGATAAAGCGAAAGTATTTGATGACAGCGTGATGGTGGCCAAAAAGGCTGGTGAAAAATTGAAAGAAGAAAAGAAGAAAAAGGGCGAGGCCGAAGTAGAGAAAAAGGAGGATGAAAAAAAGAAGGATGAAAAAGAAAAAAATTTCCTGGCTGAAGAATTTAAAATAGACCTGAAATTCAAGCGCGCTATTCCCCGGGGAACAGCACTTATTAAAAATGCCCGTATTATAACCATGAAGGGGGATGAAGTAATTGAGAATGGCGATATCCTCATCGAGAATAACCGAATAAAAGCTGTGGGATCAACCGGATCTTTAACAGTACCCCGGGGCACTAAAGAAATTGATGCAGCCGGAAAAACAGTGACCCCTGGATTTATTGATACGCACGCCCATATGTGGCCTAACCGGGAGGTGCATAAGAATCAGGTATGGATCTATAGTGCCAACCTGGCGTATGGGGTAACTACCACCCGTGATCCGCAAACGGGCACTACAGATATTTTGACATACTCAGATATGATAGTGGCCGGAATGCTGCACGGCCCCCGGGTTTATAGCACGGGCCCGGGAGTTGGATTCTGGGGATATAAGCTTAAGGATCTTGAACACACCAAAAATGTTTTAAAACAGTACAGCGAGTATTACAATACAAAGTCCATCAAAATGTACCTGGTGGGTAACCGGCAAATGCGGCAATGGGTTATTATGGCAGCAAAAGAACTGGAATTGATGCCAACCACAGAAGGTGGACTTGATATTAAATTAAACATGACCCAAATGCTGGATGGGTATCCCGGTCATGAACATTCGCTGCCTATTTATCCCATTTATAAGGACGCAGTAAAATCCATAGCGCAGTCAAAAATGGCCGTTACCCCTACCCTGCTGGTTTCATATGGCGGGCCCTGGGCAGAGGAATTTTATTACGCTACAGAACAACCTTTTAAAGACCCAAAACTGCAATATTTTACTCCTTATGAAGAACTAGCTTCCAAAGCAAGAAGAAGAGGTGCCTGGTTTATGGAAGAAGAGCATGTATTTCAAAAACATGCAAAATTCATGAATGACCTGGTTAAGGAAGGCGGACTCGCAGGAATCGGAAGCCATGGTCAGTTGCAGGGGCTTGGATATCACTGGGAACTATGGAGTGTGCAAAGTGGGGGTATGGAACCTCACACAGCTTTAAAAACTGCGACTCTTTTGGGTGCTGAAAGCCTGGGACTTGACGGCGACCTAGGAAGTATTGAACCGGGAAAACTTGCCGATCTTGTAATTCTGGATAAGAATCCGCTGGAAAATATCCGGAACAGCAATAGTGTCAAATATGTGATCAAGAATGGAGTGATCTATGAGGCAGGAACCCTTGATGAGATACATCCTGAGAATAAAAAAGCGACACCATTTCTATGGCAAACAAAAAAACCGGCAAACCTTCCGGGCGTAAAAATGTAA